Proteins encoded by one window of Rhinolophus ferrumequinum isolate MPI-CBG mRhiFer1 chromosome 13, mRhiFer1_v1.p, whole genome shotgun sequence:
- the FBXO41 gene encoding F-box only protein 41: MASLDLPYRCPRCGEHKRFRSLSSLRAHLEYSHTYETLYILSKTNSICDGAAAAAAAAAASGFPLAPEPAALLAVPGARREVFESTSFQGKEQAAGPSSATPHLLHHHHHHAPLAHFPSDLVPASLPCEELAEPGLVPAAAARYALREIEIPLGELFARKSVASSACSTPPPGPGPGPCPGPASASPASPSPADVAYEEGLARLKIRALEKLEVDRRLERLSEEVEQKIAGQVGRLQAELERKAAELETARQESARLGREKEELEERASELSRQVDVSVELLASLKQDLVHKEQELSRKQQEVVQIDQFLKETAAREASAKLRLQQFIEELLERADRAERQLQVISSSCGSTPSASLGRGAGGSGAGPATRGPGRLREHHAGPAMPSTYAVSRHGSSPSTGASSRVPAASQSSGCYDSDSLELPRPEEGAPEDSGPGGLGTRAQAANGGSERAQPPRSSGLRRQAIQNWQRRPRRHSTEGEEGDVSDVGSRTTESEAEGPSDTPRPGPAMAGPLSSCRLSARSEGGSARGRRAERGSPSRSNEVISPEILKMRAALFCIFTYLDTRTLLHAAEVCRDWRFVARHPAVWTRVLLENARVCSKFLAMLAQWCTQAHSLTLQNLKPRQRGKKESKEEYARSTRGCLEAGLESLLKAAGGNLLILRISHCPNILTDRSLWLASCYCRALQAVTYRSATDPVGHEVIWALGAGCREIVSLQVAPLHPCQQPTRFSNRCLQMIGRCWPHLRALGVGGAGCGVQGLASLARNCMRLQVLELDHVSEITQEVAAEVCREGLKGLEMLVLTATPVTPKALLHFNSICRNLKSIVVQIGIADYFKEPSSPEAQKLFEDMVTKLQALRRRPGFSKILHVKVEGGC, translated from the exons ATGGCCTCGCTGGACCTGCCTTACCGCTGCCCCCGCTGCGGGGAGCACAAGCGCTTCCGGAGCCTGTCGTCCCTGCGCGCGCACCTGGAGTACAGCCACACGTATGAGACGCTCTACATTCTCTCCAAGACCAACAGCATCTGCGACGGCGCCGCCGctgcggccgccgccgccgccgcctcagGCTTCCCGCTGGCGCCGGAGCCCGCCGCCCTGCTGGCCGTGCCCGGCGCCCGGCGCGAGGTCTTCGAGAGCACGTCCTTCCAGGGCAAGGAGCAGGCGGCCGGGCCATCGTCCGCCACTCCCCACCTgctgcaccaccaccaccaccacgcgCCCCTCGCCCACTTCCCCAGCGACCTGGTGCCCGCCAGCCTGCCCTGCGAGGAGCTGGCCGAGCCGGGCCTCGTGCCCGCTGCCGCCGCGCGCTACGCGCTGCGCGAGATCGAGATCCCGCTGGGGGAGCTGTTCGCCCGCAAGTCCGTGGCCTCCTCGGCCTGCTCGACGCCGCCCCCCGGCCCCGGCCCTGGGCCTTGCCCCGGGCCCGCGTCCGCCTCACCTGCATCCCCCTCGCCCGCCGATGTGGCTTACGAGGAGGGCCTGGCGCGCCTCAAGATCCGTGCGCTGGAGAAGCTGGAGGTGGACCGGCGGCTGGAGCGGCTGAGTGAGGAGGTGGAGCAGAAGATCGCGGGCCAGGTGGGCCGGCTGCAGGCCGAGCTGGAGCGCAAGGCGGCGGAGCTGGAGACTGCGAGGCAGGAGAGCGCGCGGCTGGGGCGAGagaaggaggagctggaggagcgTGCGTCTGAGCTCTCCCGCCAGGTGGACGTGAGTGTGGAGCTGCTGGCCTCGCTCAAGCAGGACCTGGTGCACAAGGAACAGGAGCTGAGCCGCAAGCAGCA GGAGGTGGTGCAGATCGATCAGTTCCTGAAGGAGACGGCGGCACGGGAGGCCAGCGCCAAGCTGCGGCTACAGCAGTTCATCGAGGAGCTCCTGGAGCGGGCTGATCGCGCGGAGCGGCAGCTCCAGGTCATCAGCAGCAGCTGTGGCAGCACACCAAGCGCCAGCCTGGGCCGCGGAGCTGGGGGAAGTGGTGCTGGGCCTGCGACCCGGGGACCAGGCAGATTG CGAGAACACCATGCAGGCCCGGCCATGCCTAGCACATACGCGGTGTCACGGCATGGCTCCTCTCCCAGCACAGG ggcctctAGCCGTGTCCCAGCTGCATCCCAGAGCTCAGGCTGCTATGACAGTGACAGTCTGGAGTTGCCACGGCCAGAAGAAGGGGCCCCAGAGGACAGTGGCCCTGGGGGCTTGGGCACACGGGCCCAGGCTGCCAACGGTGGCTCAGAGCGAGCCCAGCCCCCTCGAAGTTCAGGCCTGCGGCGCCAGGCGATCCAGAACTGGCAGCGCCGACCCCGCCGACACAGCACAGAGGGGGAGGAAGGTGACGTCTCGGATGTGGGCTCCCGAACCACTGAGTCAGAGGCTGAGGGCCCCTCGGACACCCCCCGCCCTGGGCCTGCTATGGCTGGGCCATTGAGCAGCTGCCGGCTCTCAG CCCGCTCTGAGGGAGGCAGTGCACGGGGTCGGCGAGCAGAGAGGGGCAGCCCCTCACGCTCCAACGAGGTCATCAGCCCAGAGATCCTCAAGATGCGAGCCGCCCTGTTCTGCATCTTCACCTACCTGGACACACGCACACTGCTGCATGCCGCCGAGGTCTGCCGGGACTGGCGCTTCGTGGCCCGCCACCCCGCTGTCTGGACACGGGTGCTGCTCGAGAACGCCCGTGTCTGTTCCAAG TTCCTGGCAATGCTGGCTCAGTGGTGCACCCAGGCCCACTCGCTGACACTGCAGAACCTGAAACCCCGGCAGCGGGGCAAGAAGGAGAGCAAGGAGGAGTATGCCCGGAGCACCCG GGGCTGCCTGGAAGCAGGGCTGGAGTCCCTGCTGAAGGCTGCAGGGGGCAACCTGCTGATCCTGCGCATTTCCCACTGTCCCAACATCCTCACTGACCGTTCGCTCTGGCTGGCCAGCTGCTACTGCCGCGCCCTGCAGGCCGTCACCTACAG GAGCGCCACGGACCCGGTGGGCCACGAGGTCATTTGGGCCCTGGGCGCTGGCTGCAGAGAGATTGTCTCCCTCCAGGTGGCACCACTTCATCCCTG CCAGCAGCCCACACGCTTCAGTAACCGCTGCCTGCAGATGATCGGTCGCTGTTGGCCCCACCTCCGGGCCCTGGGGGTTGGGGGCGCCGGCTGTGGGGTACAGGGCCTGGCATCACTCG CGAGAAACTGCATGCGGCTGCAGGTCCTGGAGCTGGACCACGTGTCAGAGATCACCCAGGAGGTGGCGGCTGAGGTCTGCCGAGAAGGCCTGAAAGGACTGGAGATGCTGGTGCTCACGGCCACCCCTGTCACCCCCAAGGCCCTGCTTCATTTCAACA GCATTTGCCGCAACCTCAAGTCCATCGTGGTCCAGATTGGGATTGCCGATTATTTTAAAGAGCCCAGTAGTCCCGAGGCCCAGAAGCTGTTTGAGGACATGGTGACGAAACTCCAG GCCCTGCGACGGAGGCCCGGCTTCTCTAAGATCCTGCACGTCAAGGTGGAAGGCGGCTGCTAA
- the CCT7 gene encoding T-complex protein 1 subunit eta, whose product MMPTPVILLKEGTDSSQGIPQLVSNISACQVIAEAVRTTLGPRGMDKLIVDGRGKATISNDGATILKLLDVVHPAAKTLVDIAKSQDAEVGDGTTSVTLLAAEFLKQVKPYVEEGLHPQIIIRAFRTATQLAVNKIKEIAVTVKKEDKVEQRRLLEKCAMTALSSKLISQQKAFFAKMVVDAVIMLDDLLQLKMIGIKKVQGGALEESQLVAGVAFKKTFSYAGFEMQPKKYYNPKIALLNVELELKAEKDNAEVRVHTVEDYQAIVDAEWNILYDKLEKIHHSGAKVILSKLPIGDVATQYFADRDMFCAGRVPEEDLKRTMMACGGSIQTSVNALSADVLGFCQVFEETQIGGERYNFFTGCPKAKTCTIILRGGAEQFMEETERSLHDAIMIVRRAIKNDSVVAGGGAIEMELSKYLRDYSRTIPGKQQLLIGAYAKALEIIPRQLCDNAGFDATNILNKLRARHAQGGIWYGVDVNNEDIADNFEAFVWEPAMVRINALTAASEAACLIVSVDETIKNPRSTVDAPPAAGRGRGRGRPH is encoded by the exons ATGATG cccACACCAGTTATCCTGTTGAAAGAGGGGACTGATAGCTCCCAAGGCATCCCCCAGCTTGTAAGTAACATCAGTGCCTGCCAGGTGATTGCCGAGGCTGTAAGAACCACCCTGGGCCCCCGTGGCATGGACAAGCTCATTGTGGATGGCCGCG GCAAAGCCACAATTTCTAATGATGGGGCCACGATTCTGAAACTCCTTGACGTTGTCCACCCTGCAGCAAAGACTTTAGTGGACATTGCCAAATCCCAAGATGCTGAG GTCGGTGATGGCACTACCTCAGTGACCCTGCTGGCTGCAGAGTTTCTGAAGCAGGTGAAACCCTATGTGGAGGAAGGTTTGCATCCACAGATCATCATCCGAGCTTTCCGCACGGCCACCCAGTTG GCAGTTAACAAGATCAAAGAGATTGCTGTGACTGTGAAGAAGGAAGATAAAGT GGAGCAGAGGAGGCTGCTGGAGAAGTGTGCTATGACTGCTCTGAGCTCCAAGCTGATCTCCCAGCAGAAAGCCTTCTTCGCCAAGATGGTGGTGGATGCGGTGATAATGCTCGACGATTTGCTGCAGCTCAAAATGATTGGAATCAAGAAGGTGCAAGGTGGAGCCCTAGAG GAGTCCCAGCTGGTAGCCGGCGTTGCATTCAAGAAGACTTTCTCTTACGCTGGGTTTGAAATGCAACCCAAAAAGTACTATAATCCAAAGATCGCCCTTTTGAATGTTGAGCTCGAACTGAAAGCTGAGAAAGATAATGCTGAAGTCAGAGTCCACACGGTGGAG GATTATCAGGCAATTGTTGATGCTGAGTGGAACATTCTCTATGACAAGTTAGAGAAGATCCATCATTCTGGAGCCAAAGTCATCTTGTCCAAACTGCCCATTGGGGATGTGGCCACCCAGTACTTTGCCGACAGGGACATGTTCTGTGCTGGCCGAGTGCCGGAGGAGGATCTGAAGAGGACGATGATG GCCTGCGGAGGCTCCATCCAGACCAGTGTGAATGCTCTGTCAGCAGATGTGCTGGGCTTCTGCCAGGTCTTTGAGGAGACCCAGATTGGAGGCGAGAG GTACAATTTCTTCACTGGCTGCCCCAAGGCTAAGACTTGCACCATCATCCTCCGCGGTGGCGCCGAGCAGTTTATGGAGGAGACAGAGCGGTCCCTGCACGACGCCATCATGATTGTGAGGCGGGCCATCAAG AACGATTCCGTGGTGGCTGGTGGCGGGGCCATTGAGATGGAGCTCTCCAAGTACCTGCGGGATTATTCAAGGACCATTCCAGGAAAACAGCAGCTGTTGATAGGGGCATATGCCAAGGCCCTGGAAATTATCCCACGCCAGCTGTGTGACAATGCTGGCTTTGATGCCACAAACATCCTCAATAAGCTGCGGGCACGGCATGCCCAG GGGGGCATATGGTACGGGGTGGACGTCAACAACGAGGACATTGCTGACAACTTTGAGGCCTTCGTGTGGGAGCCAGCGATGGTGCGGATCAATGCCCTGACGGCCGCCTCCGAGGCCGCGTGCCTCATCGTGTCCGTCGACGAAACCATCAAGAACCCCCGCTCGACAGTGGACGCCCCCCCGGCTGCAGGCCGGGGCCGAGGCCGTGGCCGCCCCCACTGA
- the PRADC1 gene encoding protease-associated domain-containing protein 1: protein MVLGAAGWCCLVLWLPACVAAHGLRIHDYLYFQVLSPGDIRYIFTATPAKDFGGIFHTRYEQIHLVPAEPSEACGELSNGFFIQDQIALVERGGCSFLSKTRVVQEHGGRAVIISDNAVDNDSFYVEMIQDSTRRTADIPALFLLGRDGYMIRRSLEQHGLPWAVISIPVNVTSIPTFELLQPPWTFW, encoded by the exons ATGGTCCTCGGCGCCGCGGGCTGGTGTTGTCTCGTGCTGTGGCTCCCCGCATGCGTCGCGGCCCACG gctTACGTATCCATGATTATTTGTACTTCCAAGTGCTGAGTCCCGGGGACATTCGATACATTTTCACAGCTACACCTGCAAAGGACTTTGGTGGTATCTTT CACACAAGGTATGAGCAAATTCACCTTGTCCCTGCGGAACCTTCAGAGGCCTGTGGAGAACTCAGCAACGGTTTCTTCATCCAGGACCAGATCGCTCTGGTGGAGAGAGG GGGCTGCTCCTTCCTCTCCAAGACCCGGGTGGTCCAGGAGCACGGCGGGCGGGCAGTGATCATCTCTGACAACGCGGTTGACAATGACAGCTTCTACGTGGAGATGATCCAGGACAGTACCCGGCGGACGGCGGACATCCCCGCCCTCTTCCTGCTCGGCCGAGATGG CTACATGATCCGCCGCTCCCTGGAACAGCATGGGCTGCCATGGGCCGTCATTTCCATCCCCGTCAATGTCACCAGCATCCCCACCTTTGAGCTGCTGCAGCCGCCCTGGACCTTCTGGTAG